A stretch of Aythya fuligula isolate bAytFul2 chromosome 1, bAytFul2.pri, whole genome shotgun sequence DNA encodes these proteins:
- the IKBIP gene encoding inhibitor of nuclear factor kappa-B kinase-interacting protein, whose product MSEVKQRKKGISSSKTSEDSQKLEKHSNHGKLAGPRMSNNQSSFWIDSRTALNVISLAACLVLTWFLFQQSGRFADMEKRYNFLQQEAEKFLDMENKVSLISEKLESSESILQEAASSMSVMTEFKQEVSTLHNIIRDIQNNEQTLSIKMQSINEKFQNITNSWRRSLDEMNTNTSGIKSEAKFIHTEVTSQINEVDQRIKSLSERLKDLEDSTARNIKTVKRQEDDEFTRVEQKLDLHAKAVEKLEEEQNSLLAKDADLNQKLAAYEPKIEECKTYLPTIENAIHSILRLSSELLSMEKKIEGLTTKLYTMENNMLKTVSDTMMMQNLLEGMQYNGSILKLQNKTVVVEEAVHDIKLSSSPEEITLEGSKLKNDQDGNK is encoded by the exons atgtctGAAGttaagcagaggaaaaaaggcatCTCTTCATCCAAGACCAGTGAAGATTCTCAAAAGCTTGAGAAGCACAGTAATCATGGGAAGCTGGCAGGTCCCAGGATGAGCAACAATCAGAGTTCCTTTTGGATAGACTCACGGACAGCCTTGAATGTAATTTCCCTTGCAGCTTGTCTGGTGCTGACCTG gTTCCTATTCCAGCAGTCAGGGCGATTTGCTGATATGGAAAAAAGGTACAACTTCTTGCAGCAAGAAGCCGAAAAATTCCTGgacatggaaaataaagtcAGCTTAATTTCTGAAAAG CTTGAGTCTTCTGAAAGTATCCTACAAGAAGCTGCTTCATCTATGTCTGTGATGACTGAGTTTAAGCAGGAAGTATCTACTCTTCATAACATCATAAGGGATATTCAGAACAATGAACAGACTCTCTCTATAAAGATGCAGAGCATTAACGAGAAGTTCCAAAATATTACAAATTCCTGGAGAAGAAGCTTGGATGAAATGAACACAAACACTAGTGGAATAAAATCTGAAGCAAAGTTCATACATACAGAAGTTACTTCCCAAATTAATGAAGTTGACCAAAGAATTAAATCCCTTTCAGAAAGGTTAAAAGATCTGGAAGACAGCACAGCCAGAAATATTAAAACGGTAAAAAGGCAAGAAGATGATGAATTCACTAGAGTTGAACAAAAGTTGGATTTACACGCAAAGGCAGTCGAGAAGCTGGAAGAGGAACAGAATAGTCTGTTAGCCAAGGACGCAGACCTGAATCAGAAACTTGCAGCCTATGAACCTAAAATTGAGGAGTGCAAGACCTATTTGCCAACAATTGAAAATGCTATTCATTCTATTCTTAGACTATCAAGTGAATTGCTAAGTATGGAGAAAAAGATAGAGGGATTGACAACAAAGCTGTATACCATGGAAAACAACATGTTGAAAACTGTCTCTGATACAATGATGATGCAAAACCTTCTTGAAGGCATGCAGTACAATGGCAGCATAttgaaactgcaaaataaaacagtggtTGTAGAAGAAGCAGTACATGACATAAAATTATCTTCAAGTCCTGAAGAGATAACTTTAGAAGGCTCTAAGTTAAAAAATGACCAGGATGGGAATAAGTGA
- the SLC25A3 gene encoding phosphate carrier protein, mitochondrial, translating into MFSSIAPLARLNPFYAPHFQLVQDGLRKRPEPAEAPSTRRSLAAASAAEEYSCEYGSLKFYALCGFGGVLSCGLTHTAVVPLDLVKCRMQVDPQKYKSIFNGFSVTVKEDGVRGLAKGWAPTFIGYSMQGLCKFGFYEVFKILYGNMLGEENAYLWRTSLYLAASASAEFFADIALAPMEAAKVRIQTQPGYANTLRQAVPKMFGEEGIWAFYKGVAPLWMRQIPYTMMKFACFERTVEALYKYVVPKPRSECSKGEQLVVTFVAGYIAGVFCAIVSHPADSVVSVLNKEKGSSASQVLMRLGFKGVWKGLFARIIMIGTLTALQWFIYDSVKVYFRLPRPPPPEMPESLKKKLGLTQ; encoded by the exons ATGTTCTCGTCCATCGCGCCGCTCGCCCGGCTCAACCCGTTCTACGCGCCGCACTTCCAGCTGGTGCAGGACGGCCTGAGGAAGCGCCCGGAGCCCGCCGAGGCGCCCAGCACGCGGCGGAGCTTGGCGGCCGCGTCTGCAGCCGAAG AATACAGTTGTGAATATGGCTCGCTCAAGTTTTATGCTCTCTGTGGCTTTGGTGGGGTCCTAAGTTGTGGCCTGACCCACACTGCTGTCGTACCTCTGGATTTAGTGAAATGTCGTATGCAG GTTGATCCACAAAAATACAAGAGCATCTTCAATGGATTTTCAGTGACGGTCAAAGAAGATGGAGTTCGTGGCTTGGCTAAGGGATGGGCTCCAACCTTTATTGGATATTCGATGCAGGGGCTTTGTAAATTTGGTTTCTATGAAGTTTTCAAAATCCTATATGGCAACATGCTTGGAGAG GAAAATGCATATTTGTGGCGTACTTCACTATATCTAGCTGCATCTGCCAGTGCAGAGTTTTTTGCTGACATTGCTCTGGCTCCAATGGAAGCTGCTAAAGTTCGCATTCAGACACAGCCTGGATATGCTAACACTCTGCGGCAAGCTGTACCTAAAATGTTTGGAGAAGAAGGCATCTGGGC TTTCTATAAAGGTGTTGCACCACTATGGATGAGACAGATTCCATACACAATGATGAAATTTGCCTGCTTTGAACGTACTGTTGAAGCTCTCTACAAGTATGTTGTTCCCAAGCCACGAAGTGAATGTTCAAAAGGAGAACAGCTGGTAGTCACATTTGTTGCAGGCTATATTG CTGGTGTGTTCTGTGCAATTGTTTCTCATCCTGCTGACTCTGTGGTGTCTGTGTTGAACAAGGAAAAGGGCAGTTCTGCCTCACAGGTTCTTATGAGGCTTGGATTCAAAG GTGTATGGAAAGGCCTGTTTGCCCGTATCATCATGATCGGTACCCTGACTGCACTACAGTGGTTcatctatgattctgtgaaggttTATTTCAGACTTCCTCGTCCACCTCCACCTGAAATGCCAGAATCTCTGAAGAAGAAGCTTGGTTTAACTCAGTAG